A stretch of DNA from Carya illinoinensis cultivar Pawnee chromosome 12, C.illinoinensisPawnee_v1, whole genome shotgun sequence:
ATCTCTGGTAATTAAAGGGGAAAATCCCCCAGTCCAATGACccttagagattgtttgcactcaaggggatttgaacTTTAGATCTAGAGGGAGCATACCTCCAAACCCAATGCCTTTACCAGTTGAGCCAATCCCTATGGGTTAAAGATCATACTTAAATTTGGAGAAGAGGTTGCCAAGGATTGTCTCTACCACCAGATTCCCTAAGAGGATAATAAAATCAAGAAACACATAACTAAAGCATACTCAACTGATAACCTAGGAGAACATGgtcaatcaaataaaaaataacaaatttgtttaaataaatcggaaaaagaaaaggatttttTCACACCCCAGGGACAATAATATGTCAAGTACAAATTAAAAACCCAACCTCTTGAAATTTCCACATTAATCTTGATTTGCAATTGTTGAAGACTGATGCCAGCCATGAATCAATGTAGTATATGTAATTTCATCTAAAGGTACTCCTTTATTGGACATTTGATTGCACACTTCAAATGCTTCATCTATCTGCCTCTCTTTACTATATCCATTTGTCAAAGCATTGTATGTGACAGCATCGGGAAGAATTCCACTTTCCGCCATCAGATTTAGCATCTTAGTTGCTTCTTTCATATTGCCCAATTTACAATACCCATCAATGATGACAGTGTATGTAATTTTATTAGGTTGTATGTTATGTGAAGACATTTCCAGCAAGACACTTTGAGCTTTATCCATCTGGCCCAGCTTACAAAAACCACCAATTAGTGCAGTATAACAAACAATATTTGGCAACAAACCTTCCTTTCTCATTTCATTGAGAAGGTCCTTTGCATCTTCAACACGGCCAATATTGCACATTCCATGTATCAGAGAAGAATATGTGTTACAAGTAGGTGGAATACCATTGCTTTTCATGTCATTGCGGAGTTTAAAGGCTGCAATCATATTCCCCTTTCTACAGTATGCTCTGATTAGTGTAttataaacaacaaaatttagCTCCACTTTCTTAGTAACCAACTCATTGAATAGGTTTTCACCCTCTTCAATTCTGTCAGCTTTGCAATATCCATCTATCATCACcccatatgaataaacattggGAGCCATACCATTTCCTTTGCACTCATCCCAAAGCTTAGCAGCATCATCCACTTTACCCATATTACACAATCCATGAATTAGCAAATTGTAAGTATAGGTATCTGGTTGAATTCCTTGCTTAGCCATCTCTTCCTTAAGCTTGAAAGCTTCCTCCACTTTCCCCTCTTTGCAACACCCCAAGATGAGTGTGTTGTATGTGATCTTATCTAATACCAAACCCCTCTCTAGCATCTCCTTGAGTAACCTAACAGCCTCTTGCATGTTACCTGCTTCACAAAGTCCATGAATTAGAGCATTTGAGGTCACTATATTGGCTGGGAACCCTTTGTTCACTAAACTAAACCAAAGTTCAACTGCCTCTGAATGCTTTCTGTCCTTACAAAGTCCAACAACCAGTGTTGTAATCAACGAATTACTGGGTCTAAAGCCTCTAGATAGCATCTCCTTAGTGAATAGTAGTGCAGAATTAAACCTAGACTTCATACATAACCCGTGAATGACTGAAGTATAAGCCACCTGGCTTATGGATAACCCTCTCAATAACATCTCCCTTAAAAGATGCTCAGCTTGTTCCATATAATTACTCTTGCAAAAACCCTGTATGAGAGAATTAAGGGTAACTGAGTTAGGAGCCATTCCCTTGGATACCATATCATCCCTTATCTTCAGTGCCTCACTAATATTTCCAGTTTTACAATGCCCGTCAATCAATGTATTATACACAACCTCATTCGGAACAAAGCCCCTGTCAGACATTTCCTTCAAAACAGAATTTGcttcatcaaatttctccagCGTAATAAAACCATTAATAAGTACACTATAAGTTATAAGACTTGGGTTCACGTTGTTCCTTAACATCCTCTCTCTAAACTGCAATGCCTCCTCTAATCTCCCGTTCTTGCATAAGCCATGTATTATATTATTGTACGTGACGGCATTTGGGGCAACACCCAACTTCTCCATTTTCAAGAACAACCCAATCGCTTCTTCAACCTTCCCTCCCTTACAAAGGGCATTAATTGCGGTACTAAGCAAGTAAACATCCGGAGAAACCCCTCGACACATCACTTCAAACACTTCACAACTCTTCTGAAGCTCATTTGCTTTCACCAAAGAACTCAGAAAAAAATTGCAAGTCCTCAGAGAAGGAAACATGCCCTTGCTCGCAGATAACCTAAGCACATCGATAGCAAAACCGAAACCGAGATTCTTAAACTGGGTACAGTAAACGTGAACTAACATATCCAATGCCTGTACCCCAAGAACTCGCTCGGATGGCGAATTCAAATCTGCCATCACAGTGGCAATCTCAATGTGCCGATTTTTTGTGCTGGCAAATAAAACGGGCATTTTACCATCAATCAAACGGATCAAGAGCAATCTTGCAGGCGAAACCAGATTCGACACAATAAGCAAACGAATTAAAAGGCAATAGGATCTCACAGTAAATGGAAACCTAAAAGCTTCAGAcgcaaaatagaagaaattcAGAGTAGTTTTGGGGTTCAAATTGGACttcaaagataaaaatatctgaTCAAATTCGGAAGGAGATAAATGGGGAATGACTGATTTACACATGGAAGTATCTAGAGATGGGTTCGAGAGGATAGTAGATACCCAGTTGGGAAAACTCTGATTGGGAGGCTGTGAATGGCTCTGTCTCTGGGGCTGTAATGGCGGCCGATGCTGAGATTGAGGAGGTTGTTCTTGGTGGTGGTGAGCGATGGAGGTGACGCAGGTTAAGCGGCGGGTGATGGAGTAGAAGATACGGGTAGGTTTGGTGATTGGAAGTCTCCTCAAATCCATAGAGTACTGAAAGAATGTGCATCTAGAGGTTTTTGACTTTGAAAGCGGTTTTTAGAGTAAAGGTCGATGAAAGGAAGCCATGGGTTCGGTTGCTTTAATCACAGGATGTAAATGAGACACGCTGACAGAAATATTGGgtttgagagagacagagaaacgGTCTTCGAAATGGGAAAAATCATCTTTTCCTCTTGTTTACCTGCCCTGCAATGGAGGGGAGGCAGCGATGTAAATGTGAACTCAGGGTTTGACAGAGAGGAAGAAAGTCGCAATATCGACCTATTGGGCCTAGAGAATGGGCTGGCTGACAAAACTGAAGTCTTTTTGGGCTACATTTGAGTTTGGATCCAAGAAACACCGCCACACCTTCAGCATGTAATCAATCTTGTTTTGGGCTTTTGTGGCCCTTACAATTTTCAGCATATACCTTCATGGATGAACATAACGGGGAATAATTACATGGGGTCCATTATAGGACATTTTCGACAAGCATCAACGAGCTAGCAACACATGATGACACTAATTGAAGAAataatcaaagttttgaataacaTTTTAGTGATGGTTTTGGTTAAGgtattggaataaaatatttcgatattaataattaagtatattgttttgaaattaattatatattatatataactatttatatgtatatataaactaacaactaatagaataaatacatatatatatatatatttaagtgtgTATCttgtatatgtgtgtatatatatggaagaattgaagatttataaaatgaatatatgttgaaaaaatcacaaacttaagttaagacacaaaaataaaaaataaataaattattaaaataatgatatttaaaagaagagagaatgaggggacatatttaaaattacaaaaaaaattaaaattatataaatgcattttatattgtataattaattaaataccatctagatctaaaatttataaaaaaatacccTCTAAGtacttgaaaattataaaacatcACAAATCGAAATGGGACCAAAACACCAATTCCGGCCGAATGGCTGGAATTTGACTGGAATGGCTGGAATTTGATCAGAATGACtggaatttgaaatgaaatagaATTGGGTGGTATAGTGTACTGAATACTACACCAAACATAAAATTCCGACCGTACTGGCCActacaaaatgaaattaaaaacattGGAAATAATGCCATAAGAAGTATTCACAAAATAGGAAAGAAAACATTcactagaaaaggaaaagagatcaacaaagaaagaagaagaggaagatgagATTAAggatgtttgtaaaatgaaatgagatgagaatttcgtaaataagaatgaaatggttttgaattaagatgttttattgagtttgagaaatgagaaaaaaaaattgaataaaaatattataaaattcaaatattgttagaatataacttttttatattatttttattttaagatttaaaaaaattgtattatttttgtattttatttggaagtttgaaaaagttataatgattatgtaatgattaaataaaaaagctgaaaatataaatttgaaaagtgttttatatttaagtgatgtttggaaaaaaaaattatgagaaattttgatatgAGATGTGATGTgttttccaaacaagccctaaatCTTATGGCGAAAAGTGGAATTCTCCTTATGTGTCACATACAAtgcttaaattttttaataaattgtgATTTCACATAGTATTATAACAGAAATCCTGAGTTCGAATTTTAACTTTACACttcaccttatttaattaaatatccaCGTGTTTAGCGCACTTATTAAGGGGGCATCTGTCCCAAATATAAGGTAgagtattaatatattaaataaataataaaatctacttcttCTTATGTACTTAAACTTTTGACacaaatagtaattttaccTCTTGTGCGGTTAGTGTCAAAAAATGGTAACATAATTTGGTAATCACTCCGTAATAACTTATTTAGAGTACGTATTGGGGGTATTCTTTTTCCTACTATTTGTACTACCatttaataatgtaataaaattattatcttgctaaaaaaaaaaaaaaaggctatccCTCTTGATTTAGAACATGAATATTTGAAGTTTCGTTGCCATGGTTGTTGTTATTGTATCTGATCTGCATGGGGCAATCATCATGTCTTGGTGTTGTGATGTTCATGGCTCAATTATTCAGCTTGaaaggcatgcatgcatccaaTGTAAGCCAATTCTCACTAAATGAAAACGATCATGTCTCGTATGCATCAATGAACATATCCAACAAGTCGACAACAAGAAGAAGCTGTTTGTCATTGATTTGAAGAACAGAGAGAAACCTGCATAAACTCTTAACATAATTTATTACCATCCCGCTAAATACAAACATGGTGGGGAACTGAAAGAACACagaaatgatatatatgatGAAATAATTTCAAACTGTTTTGGTTCAATAATGCACCGAATGCAATTACTTGAAAGGGATTGGGGACCCATTGCGTTATTGCCCAACATTGTGGCCCTAGGAAGAACAACAACTTCGTTTGGAATGGAATCCTTGATTTGCAGTACGTCTTTAGCCCAAGTCCAGTTGTTTTATATACATCTAAGTGGTCCCTATTTGCCttgaaaaaacatatataacttTCATGATATTGCTCAAGGAAATGAGTATATTTTCTAAACAGTAATGCTACagctataaaagaattatataaaacaaTCTTACAAATTGACATAGTTTTATCTGATCTAACAATCTGatctgttagatttattttacaataaaaataagtttataaattgacaAATCACATCAAGTTATATTAgtttatagaattatttttgtgtaattcttttatagatagagtattttccttttccttttgtgtaattatttaataCTTGTCAGCATTAAATAGTTTTGTTCTCTCTAAGTGCTCCATAATAATACATATTAAGATTTCGTAAGGAGTAATgccaaatattatattaataggatGTGCAagcccttatatatatatatatatatatatatataaactgtatGACTATTCATCACGGTTTCGGACCGAGTAGTCGGATATACTTGGTCCAGAACCTAAGCTTCAAGCCTGGGTGGGTTTTGAGTTGtacaaaggatttttttttttttttgttaacaaaAGTTTGTGTTattaatttttctcaagaaaaaaatgtagaaaactAAACACAtattaaaatggaaaaataaatttatgtaaaaaatagcTAAATTTTAGTTCAGATTTTTACAAATACTCATAGATTGCTAACAACATATATGAGGAGTCGCATATAAGCATATAAACAACTAATTAACTTTCtaactaaatgcatgtaaaaaagaaaattaatattcatcATGTAAAATACATGCAACATAGACGATACAATCTACTACATATTGCATTGTTTGAACTAATTTACTAAGATCAttacaaaacacatatattaCTTTAATCAAACTCATATACACAACAATAAATTACAATGGCTAAG
This window harbors:
- the LOC122289485 gene encoding pentatricopeptide repeat-containing protein At4g19440, chloroplastic, which codes for MDLRRLPITKPTRIFYSITRRLTCVTSIAHHHQEQPPQSQHRPPLQPQRQSHSQPPNQSFPNWVSTILSNPSLDTSMCKSVIPHLSPSEFDQIFLSLKSNLNPKTTLNFFYFASEAFRFPFTVRSYCLLIRLLIVSNLVSPARLLLIRLIDGKMPVLFASTKNRHIEIATVMADLNSPSERVLGVQALDMLVHVYCTQFKNLGFGFAIDVLRLSASKGMFPSLRTCNFFLSSLVKANELQKSCEVFEVMCRGVSPDVYLLSTAINALCKGGKVEEAIGLFLKMEKLGVAPNAVTYNNIIHGLCKNGRLEEALQFRERMLRNNVNPSLITYSVLINGFITLEKFDEANSVLKEMSDRGFVPNEVVYNTLIDGHCKTGNISEALKIRDDMVSKGMAPNSVTLNSLIQGFCKSNYMEQAEHLLREMLLRGLSISQVAYTSVIHGLCMKSRFNSALLFTKEMLSRGFRPSNSLITTLVVGLCKDRKHSEAVELWFSLVNKGFPANIVTSNALIHGLCEAGNMQEAVRLLKEMLERGLVLDKITYNTLILGCCKEGKVEEAFKLKEEMAKQGIQPDTYTYNLLIHGLCNMGKVDDAAKLWDECKGNGMAPNVYSYGVMIDGYCKADRIEEGENLFNELVTKKVELNFVVYNTLIRAYCRKGNMIAAFKLRNDMKSNGIPPTCNTYSSLIHGMCNIGRVEDAKDLLNEMRKEGLLPNIVCYTALIGGFCKLGQMDKAQSVLLEMSSHNIQPNKITYTVIIDGYCKLGNMKEATKMLNLMAESGILPDAVTYNALTNGYSKERQIDEAFEVCNQMSNKGVPLDEITYTTLIHGWHQSSTIANQD